A genome region from Schistocerca americana isolate TAMUIC-IGC-003095 chromosome 1, iqSchAmer2.1, whole genome shotgun sequence includes the following:
- the LOC124622822 gene encoding transient receptor potential cation channel protein painless-like: MQALRKGVGRHRRLDSGDQGCEMRPSVRRMLSGCYPPWQQLVDALQRNDAQALRELLQAADISIDMELPAPHLVTPLQLACKLKHDVVNEESCIQILLDAGADPNKPNEIRDGCTALHIAAEAGNFSAVMTLLRDGRTEVNALNSRGETVLHALANRPEPETCSEKTKLKECLEFLLEDPKLDVNRPSRQNRTAILNAALKKNLTVLATMLDTGRFDVDVPALRDKETARDLIKRCFPDLVLPAAGSVQKTEDTTISLFRLLYNREVDGFIQKLDAALEKDPVLSTEEKEKFLNSDDGMWTLLQYACNFGMTEVVQKLLLEGADPNATSRSRRAQLPSIAAAASGYIDILHLLLKRKGTLLAPRNGGDNALHAVLKDLHWNPENSDRHGCFDLLMQYIEKNYGIIDINAPDNNGDTPLHLAAYSGDEHYILSLLRAGAYIGTENKFGEPPIANISAAILEHYLDECVTSNGEFPRVDKYEIQFDYQFLVPPADQVDVDVDQDSTYSDCERPMHSANTSGHISPVPESNPLLYISRSKDLRHLLKHPIFTSFLTLKWYSIRPMFYVNLFFYFLFVMLMTVYILVFYDYSDEASENTSDGPIPAPTTSNAIVNSSNKVQKAEAQDNNIDESQSPVIISIILSVLLIVLIVRELFQFVMWPKRYICNWENYLEILLIIFSSMVLFGNVQDMNLRPHLSALTILLSWAELVLLIGRHPSLSTNIEMLKTVSWNFLQFLAWYSFLILAFALSFFTLFKSSQEDDNFFLNPGSSFFKTVVMVTGEFDASDIPFVLFPGTSHLVFILFVFLVAIVLFNLLNGLAVSDTQSIKDNAELVGYVSRVKLISYTESMLLGHPLWCQTPRKCCCCCNCCCLPAFCTRPFRFTQIPWLMQMVRLFSGVLTEKKIRVLPNQECRILLQQHDQTKINESTTNCLGNCAAYKLEEEIIKSAKNLLLQKGHQSEMEIFKEMIRKCQNVMLYCEQMEEYRIKVEELEFKLRNVENAALRAERNTDKILEVLNKMNSK; encoded by the exons ATGAGACCGAGCGTGCGGCGCATGCTGAGCGGCTGCTACCCGCCGTGGCAGCAGCTGGTGGACGCCCTCCAGAGGAACGACGCGCAGGCCCTGCGGGAGCTCCTGCAGGCGGCCGACATTTCCATCGACATGGAGCTGCCGGCGCCACACCTCGTCACGCCACTGCAGCTCGCCTGCAA ATTAAAACATGACGTAGTGAATGAAGAGTCGTGTATTCAGATTCTGCTGGATGCTGGAGCTGACCCGAACAAGCCAAATGAGATACGGGATGGGTGTACGGCTCTGCACATCGCCGCAGAAGCCGGGAACTTCAGTGCAGTCATGACACTGTTGAGAGACGGCAGGACTGAAGTCAACGCACTCAACAGCCGAGGGGAGACCGTGCTGCACGCCTTGGCCAACAGGCCTGAGCCAGAGACCTGCAGTGAGAAGACCAAGCTGAAGGAGTGCCTCGAATTTCTCTTAGAGGATCCCAAACTCGACGTAAACAGGCCGAGCCGCCAGAACAGAACAGCAATACTGAATGCTGCGTTGAAG AAAAATTTGACAGTGTTGGCAACAATGTTGGACACTGGAAGATTTGATGTTGATGTACCAGCACTAAGAGACAAGGAGACAGCTCGTGATCTCATCAAACGATGCTTTCCAGATCTAGTGCTACCAGCTGCTGGAAGTGTCCAAAAGACTGAGGATACCACAATTTCATTGTTTCGCCTTCTCTACAATCGTGAAGTTGATGGTTTCATACAGAAACTTGATGCAGCTCTTGAGAAAGACCCTGTTCTttcaacagaagaaaaagaaaagttccTAAATTCAGATGATGGCATGTGGACACTTCTACAATATGCATGCAACTTTGGCATGACTGAGGTAGTGCAGAAGCTCCTGCTGGAAGGTGCTGATCCTAATGCCACTTCCAGGTCACGCAGGGCTCAACTTCCGTCTATTGCAGCTGCTGCAAGTGGCTATATTGACATCTTGCATTTACTACTGAAGCGTAAAGGAACACTCTTAGCACCACGGAATGGTGGTGACAATGCTCTGCATGCTGTACTAAAAGATTTGCATTGGAACCCAGAGAACTCAGATCGTCATGGTTGCTTTGATCTGCTTATGCAGTACATAGAGAAAAACTATGGAATCATTGACATTAATGCCCCTGATAACAATGGTGATACACCATTGCATCTTGCTGCCTATTCTGGTGATGAACACTACATCCTCTCACTGCTAAGAGCAGGTGCTTACATAGGCACAGAGAATAAGTTTGGTGAACCACCTATTGCCAATATCTCAGCTGCTATTCTTGAACATTACTTGGATGAGTGTGTTACAAGCAATGGAGAGTTTCCACGAGTTGATAAGTATGAGATACAGTTTGATTATCAGTTTCTTGTACCACCTGCTGACCaggtggatgttgatgtagatcagGATTCAACATATTCAGACTGTGAGCGACCAATGCATAGTGCCAACACTTCTGGCCACATTTCTCCTGTTCCTGAATCAAATCCATTGTTGTACATCAGCAGATCAAAGGATCTGAGGCATTTGCTGAAGCACCCAATCTTCACTAGTTTCCTAACATTAAAATGGTATTCAATTCGCCCCATGTTTTATGTaaatcttttcttctattttctttttgttatgCTAATGACAGTTTACATTTTGGTATTCTATGATTATTCTGATGAAGCATCAGAAAATACATCTGATGGTCCAATTCCTGCACCCACTACCTCTAATGCTATTGTAAATAGCAGTAATAAAGTTCAGAAGGCTGAAGCACAAGACAATAACATAGATGAATCACAATCACCTGTAATTATATCCATTATACTATCAGTACTTCTCATTGTGCTGATAGTCAGGGAACTCTTTCAATTTGTTATGTGGCCCAAAAGATACATATGCAACTGGGAAAATTATTTAGAAATACTGCTCATAATCTTCAGTAGTATGGTTTTGTTTGGTAATGTACAAGACATGAATCTGAGGCCCCATTTATCAGCCTTGACCATTTTACTTTCTTGGGCAGAATTAGTTCTCCTGATAGGACGGCACCCTAGCTTATCCACAAACATTGAAATGCTGAAGACAGTATCATGGAACTTCCTACAGTTTTTAGCATGGTATTCATTTTTGATCTTGGCTTTTGCTCTAAGTTTCTTCACTTTGTTTAAGAGCAGCCAAGAAGATGACAACTTTTTTCTCAATCCTGGTTCATCATTTTTCAAAACTGTTGTTATGGTAACAGGGGAGTTTGATGCTTCAGATATTCCTTTTGTTCTCTTCCCcggaaccagtcatcttgtattcatCTTGTTTGTGTTTTTGGTAGCAATTGTATTGTTCAATTTGCTCAATGGTCTTGCAGTCAGTGACACACAATCTATAAAAGACAATGCTGAACTTGTAGGTTATGTCTCACGTGTGAAGCTTATATCCTACACAGAGAGCATGCTCTTGGGCCACCCACTTTGGTGCCAGACACCAAGaaagtgttgctgctgctgcaactgTTGTTGCTTACCAGCTTTCTGCACTAGACCCTTCAGGTTTACCCAGATACCATGGTTGATGCAGATGGTAAGGCTGTTCTCTGGTGTGTTGACTGAAAAGAAGATACGAGTACTCCCAAATCAAGAATGCAGAATTTTATTGCAGCAGCATGACCAGACCAAAATTAATGAGAGCACTACAAACTGTTTGGGGAACTGTGCTGCATATAAGCTAGAGGAAGAAATAATTAAGTCTGCAAAGAACCTCTTACTGCAGAAGGGCCACCAGTCAGAGATGGAAATATTTAAGGAAATGATTAGAAAGTGTCAAAACGTAATGCTGTATTGTGAGCAAATGGAAGAATATCGTATAAAAGTTGAGGAACTTGAATTTAAGCTCAGGAATGTGGAAAATGCTGctctcagagctgagagaaatacagataaaattttAGAAGTACTTAACAAGATGAACAGCAAATAA